A region from the uncultured Bacteroides sp. genome encodes:
- a CDS encoding NifB/NifX family molybdenum-iron cluster-binding protein, whose amino-acid sequence MKIAITSTSNTLKGQLDSRFARCSYFVIYDTETRHSEIVINPNKDVEEGAGPAAVRFIASYGVSKVVSGEFGMKIKSLLLDLKIQMIMIKEAKSIREIIELLNH is encoded by the coding sequence ATGAAGATAGCTATAACAAGTACAAGTAACACCCTTAAAGGACAGTTGGACTCTCGTTTTGCTCGTTGCTCTTATTTTGTAATTTATGATACGGAGACCAGGCACTCTGAAATAGTGATAAACCCCAATAAAGACGTAGAGGAGGGTGCAGGGCCTGCTGCTGTGCGGTTTATAGCTTCCTATGGAGTAAGTAAAGTGGTGTCAGGAGAGTTTGGCATGAAGATAAAATCATTGTTGCTTGATTTGAAGATACAAATGATCATGATAAAAGAGGCAAAAAGTATTCGGGAAATTATTGAATTATTAAATCATTAG
- a CDS encoding DUF134 domain-containing protein — MTRPKSIRKIARMPTISGFKPYGASTTTKKSDSVFLLYEEYEVLRLCDYEKYNQLDASGLMGVSRPTLTRIYTSAKEKMALALVEGRRIIIEGGKVSLDSEWFHCGACGCYFNRIDDSLTEKECALCGSLNVGSFTNEGESALLGIVAVHCGRGKCQERGGKRRRRYCENED, encoded by the coding sequence ATGACTAGACCTAAATCGATAAGAAAAATAGCAAGAATGCCTACTATCTCAGGCTTTAAACCTTATGGAGCTTCTACAACTACGAAGAAAAGCGATTCGGTTTTTTTGCTATACGAGGAGTATGAAGTGTTGCGTTTATGCGATTATGAAAAATATAATCAACTCGATGCTTCCGGACTTATGGGAGTGTCTCGGCCTACTTTAACCCGTATTTATACTTCTGCTAAAGAAAAAATGGCTTTGGCATTGGTGGAAGGGCGACGGATTATTATTGAAGGCGGAAAGGTTTCGCTTGATAGTGAATGGTTTCACTGTGGAGCTTGTGGTTGTTATTTTAATCGAATTGATGATTCGCTTACCGAAAAAGAGTGTGCCTTGTGTGGTAGTCTTAATGTGGGTAGTTTTACTAACGAAGGTGAAAGCGCTTTGCTTGGAATTGTCGCTGTACATTGCGGTCGTGGCAAATGCCAGGAGCGGGGAGGCAAAAGACGCAGGCGTTATTGTGAAAATGAGGACTGA
- the rpsO gene encoding 30S ribosomal protein S15, whose protein sequence is MYLDPAKKTEIFEKYGKSNSDTGSSEAQIALFSYRISHLTEHMKLNRKDYSTERALTMLVGKRRGLLNYLMDKDIERYRAIIKTLGLRK, encoded by the coding sequence ATGTATTTAGATCCAGCAAAGAAAACAGAAATCTTTGAAAAGTACGGAAAGTCTAACTCTGATACTGGCTCATCTGAGGCCCAGATAGCATTGTTTTCCTACCGTATTTCTCACCTGACTGAGCACATGAAGCTCAACAGAAAAGATTATAGCACAGAAAGAGCCTTGACCATGTTGGTAGGGAAGCGTCGTGGATTGCTTAACTACCTGATGGATAAAGATATCGAAAGATACCGCGCCATCATCAAAACTCTTGGTCTTAGAAAGTAA
- a CDS encoding AMP-binding protein, translating into MQLSERTLGQWLEHWAQETPNKEYIVYSDRNLRFTWKEFNKRVDEMAKGLIAIGIENGMHVGIWAANVPDWLTLLYACAKIGAVYVTVNTSYKQTELEYLCENSDMHTLCIVNGEKDSDFVQMVYTMLPELKHCERGHLKSERFPHMRNVIYIGQEKHRGMYNTAEILLLSSMVKERKLAKLKNKVNCHDVVNMQYTSGTTGFPKGVMLSHHNIANNGYLTGEHMKFTSEDKLCCCVPLFHCFGVVLATMNCLTHGCTQVMIERFDPIIVLASVHKERCTAIYGVPTMFIAELHHPMFDLFDVSSLRTGIMAGSLCPVELMKQVEEKMYMKVTSVYGLTEASPGMTATRIDDSFEIRCNTVGRNFEFTEVKVIDPETGKECPVGTQGEMCNRGYNTMKGYYKNAQATADAMDENGYLHSGDLGTMDEEGNYRITGRIKDMIIRGGENIYPREIEEFLYKLDGIKDVQVAGIPSPKYGEVVGAFIILKERAKLTEDDVRDFCRNKISRYKIPKHVFFVNEFPMTGSGKIQKFKLKDIGVQLCKEQGVEII; encoded by the coding sequence ATGCAATTATCAGAAAGAACACTGGGGCAATGGTTAGAACATTGGGCGCAGGAAACACCAAACAAAGAATATATTGTATACTCTGACCGTAACCTTCGATTTACATGGAAAGAGTTCAATAAACGGGTAGATGAAATGGCAAAAGGCCTTATAGCCATTGGCATAGAGAACGGAATGCATGTGGGCATATGGGCAGCCAATGTACCCGATTGGCTAACATTACTTTACGCTTGTGCCAAAATAGGGGCAGTCTATGTAACTGTAAATACCAGCTACAAACAGACAGAACTGGAATATCTCTGTGAGAATTCGGACATGCATACACTTTGCATCGTGAACGGTGAAAAAGACAGCGACTTTGTACAAATGGTTTACACCATGCTACCGGAGTTAAAACATTGTGAACGCGGTCACTTAAAAAGCGAACGGTTCCCACACATGAGAAACGTAATATACATTGGGCAAGAGAAACATAGAGGCATGTATAATACTGCCGAAATATTATTACTAAGCAGCATGGTTAAAGAGAGGAAATTAGCCAAGTTAAAAAATAAGGTTAACTGCCACGATGTAGTAAATATGCAGTATACATCAGGCACAACAGGATTTCCTAAAGGGGTTATGTTAAGCCACCATAACATTGCCAACAACGGCTACTTAACCGGTGAACACATGAAATTTACTTCTGAAGACAAACTTTGCTGCTGTGTACCATTATTCCATTGTTTTGGGGTAGTACTCGCCACAATGAATTGCCTCACTCATGGGTGTACACAAGTAATGATAGAACGTTTCGACCCGATAATAGTCTTGGCTTCTGTTCACAAAGAACGATGCACCGCCATCTATGGAGTGCCCACTATGTTTATAGCCGAATTACATCACCCCATGTTTGATTTGTTTGACGTATCAAGCCTTCGTACCGGCATCATGGCCGGATCTCTCTGCCCTGTAGAATTAATGAAGCAGGTAGAAGAAAAAATGTATATGAAAGTAACGAGCGTATACGGGCTCACCGAAGCTTCACCCGGAATGACAGCCACCCGCATTGACGATTCTTTTGAAATTCGCTGTAACACCGTGGGGCGCAACTTTGAATTTACAGAAGTAAAAGTGATTGACCCTGAAACAGGCAAGGAATGCCCGGTGGGCACACAAGGAGAAATGTGTAATCGTGGCTATAATACAATGAAAGGATATTATAAAAATGCGCAGGCTACCGCAGATGCGATGGATGAAAACGGATATCTGCATTCCGGAGATCTCGGCACTATGGATGAAGAAGGCAACTACCGCATCACCGGACGCATTAAAGACATGATTATCCGCGGAGGAGAGAATATTTACCCACGTGAGATAGAAGAATTTTTGTATAAACTCGATGGTATAAAAGACGTTCAAGTAGCCGGCATACCTTCTCCGAAATATGGCGAAGTAGTAGGAGCTTTTATCATTTTAAAAGAACGGGCTAAGTTGACAGAAGATGATGTACGTGATTTCTGTAGAAACAAGATATCACGCTACAAAATCCCCAAACACGTCTTTTTCGTCAACGAATTTCCAATGACAGGAAGCGGCAAAATTCAAAAATTCAAACTCAAAGACATTGGAGTGCAACTCTGCAAAGAACAGGGGGTAGAGATTATCTGA
- the ahcY gene encoding adenosylhomocysteinase, which translates to MSSELFSTLPYKVADITLADFGRKEIDLAEKEMPGLMALREKYGESKPLKGARIMGSLHMTIQTAVLIETLVALGAEVRWCSCNIYSTQDHAAAAIATSGVPVFAWKGETLSEYWWCTLQALNFTDGKGPSVIVDDGGDATMMIHVGYEAEKEASALDKEVHAEDEIELNAILKKVLAQDKDRWHRVASEMRGVSEETTTGVHRLYQMKEEGKLLFPAFNVNDSVTKSKFDNLYGCRESLADGIKRATDVMIAGKVVVICGYGDVGKGCSHSMRSYGARVLVTEVDPICALQAAMEGFEVVTMEEACTEGNIFVTTTGNIDIIRIDHMEKMKDQAIVCNIGHFDNEIQVEALKHYNGIKCVNIKPQVDRYFFPDGHSIILLADGRLVNLGCATGHPSFVMSNSFTNQTLAQIELFNKKYETDVYRLPKHLDEEVARLHLEKIGVKLTKLTTEQASYIGVSVDGPYKAEHYRY; encoded by the coding sequence ATGTCTTCAGAATTATTCTCTACCCTGCCCTACAAAGTGGCAGATATTACACTTGCCGACTTTGGTCGCAAGGAAATCGATCTGGCAGAAAAAGAAATGCCCGGCCTTATGGCTCTTCGCGAAAAGTATGGAGAATCTAAACCACTTAAGGGAGCACGAATCATGGGCTCTTTGCACATGACAATCCAAACAGCAGTACTGATAGAAACCCTTGTAGCACTGGGTGCTGAGGTGCGTTGGTGTTCTTGCAACATCTACTCCACTCAAGACCATGCTGCCGCTGCCATAGCAACATCCGGCGTACCTGTATTTGCCTGGAAAGGCGAAACACTTTCAGAATACTGGTGGTGCACACTTCAGGCACTAAATTTCACTGACGGAAAAGGCCCCAGCGTTATTGTTGACGATGGCGGAGATGCTACAATGATGATTCACGTAGGATATGAAGCCGAAAAAGAGGCCTCAGCCTTGGACAAAGAGGTGCATGCGGAAGATGAAATAGAACTAAATGCCATCTTAAAAAAAGTATTGGCACAAGATAAAGACCGCTGGCACAGGGTTGCCTCCGAAATGCGTGGTGTATCTGAAGAAACGACCACAGGCGTCCACCGTTTATACCAGATGAAAGAAGAAGGCAAGTTGTTATTTCCCGCCTTCAACGTAAACGACTCGGTTACCAAATCGAAATTCGACAACCTGTACGGTTGTCGCGAATCATTGGCCGACGGCATTAAACGTGCGACGGACGTAATGATTGCCGGTAAAGTAGTTGTTATCTGCGGCTATGGAGACGTTGGTAAAGGTTGCTCTCACTCCATGCGTTCATACGGCGCACGTGTATTAGTTACCGAAGTCGATCCTATCTGTGCACTACAAGCTGCCATGGAAGGATTTGAAGTGGTAACCATGGAAGAAGCCTGTACCGAAGGAAATATATTCGTCACCACCACAGGTAATATAGACATTATTCGCATCGACCACATGGAGAAGATGAAAGATCAAGCCATTGTGTGCAACATCGGGCACTTCGACAATGAAATACAAGTGGAGGCATTGAAGCACTATAACGGCATTAAATGTGTTAATATCAAACCACAAGTAGATCGATATTTCTTCCCCGACGGGCATAGCATTATTCTCTTGGCAGACGGTCGTCTAGTCAATTTGGGATGTGCCACCGGGCACCCGTCATTTGTTATGAGTAATTCTTTTACCAATCAAACATTAGCGCAAATAGAGCTATTCAATAAGAAATATGAAACCGACGTTTATCGCTTACCCAAGCATTTAGATGAAGAAGTAGCTCGCTTACACTTAGAAAAAATCG
- a CDS encoding NifB/NifX family molybdenum-iron cluster-binding protein — MLNQKIAIPVEAGMLCAHFGHCEAFYMADVENGQIVKETMVVPPVHEPGLYPAWVGSHGIKMVIAGGMGEKAKALFNKEGIEVYLGVPKKTPKELVEDFISDSLKTGVNSCDHK, encoded by the coding sequence ATGTTAAATCAAAAAATTGCTATCCCTGTAGAAGCAGGAATGTTATGTGCTCATTTTGGGCATTGTGAGGCTTTTTACATGGCCGATGTTGAAAACGGACAGATTGTGAAGGAAACTATGGTCGTTCCTCCGGTTCACGAACCGGGGCTTTATCCTGCTTGGGTGGGGAGCCATGGAATAAAAATGGTAATTGCAGGTGGTATGGGAGAAAAAGCTAAAGCTCTTTTCAACAAAGAAGGTATCGAGGTTTACTTGGGTGTTCCCAAGAAAACGCCTAAAGAGCTGGTGGAGGATTTTATTAGTGATTCATTGAAAACCGGGGTCAATAGCTGTGACCATAAGTAA
- a CDS encoding XRE family transcriptional regulator produces the protein MDTTKIVGEKIKSLRESQTITIEELAQRSGLAIEQIGRIENNIDIPSLAPLIKIARVLGVRLGTFLDDQEETGPVLCRKQEAKETISFSNNAIHSRRHMEYHSLSSSKADRHMEPFMIDVAPTKDSDFILSSHEGEEFIMVMEGTMEISYGKNTYILEEGDSIYYDSIVPHHVHAFEGQAAKILAVIYTPV, from the coding sequence ATGGATACAACAAAAATTGTCGGAGAGAAAATAAAATCACTCCGTGAAAGTCAAACAATCACGATAGAAGAACTAGCCCAGCGTTCCGGCTTGGCCATTGAGCAAATAGGGCGCATAGAAAATAATATAGATATCCCATCGCTGGCACCACTCATAAAAATAGCCCGCGTACTTGGTGTAAGATTGGGCACTTTTCTAGACGACCAGGAGGAAACCGGTCCTGTTTTATGCCGCAAACAAGAAGCCAAAGAAACAATCAGCTTTTCAAACAATGCCATCCATTCTCGCAGGCACATGGAATATCACTCACTATCCAGTTCGAAAGCAGACCGCCACATGGAGCCTTTCATGATAGATGTGGCCCCTACAAAAGATAGCGATTTTATACTCTCCTCTCACGAAGGAGAAGAATTTATTATGGTGATGGAAGGTACCATGGAAATCAGTTATGGGAAAAATACCTATATTCTTGAAGAGGGAGATAGCATTTATTATGACTCTATCGTTCCTCACCACGTACATGCTTTTGAAGGACAAGCAGCCAAAATATTGGCAGTAATCTACACACCTGTATAA